From a region of the Stenotrophomonas sp. BIO128-Bstrain genome:
- the queF gene encoding NADPH-dependent 7-cyano-7-deazaguanine reductase QueF (Catalyzes the NADPH-dependent reduction of 7-cyano-7-deazaguanine (preQ0) to 7-aminomethyl-7-deazaguanine (preQ1) in queuosine biosynthesis) — protein sequence MNTPQDSSLGREVAYPSQYDPGLLFPIPRRGAREEIGLDEAALPFVGHDRWQAYELSWLDGRGKPRVAVATVSVPCTSPNLIESKSFKLYLNSLNSTRFDDDAAARLCITRDLSACAGAVVTVVFGVPPLVEDAEGESLDERDVAIERYGPPAPEFLFAYADDVVTETLSSALLKSNCPVTGQPDWASVSVRYRGPKIDRDGLLKYLISYREHAEFHEQCVERIFSEITQRCQPQWLEVEARYTRRGGLDINPWRASPGIAAPARTVRDLRQ from the coding sequence ATGAATACCCCCCAGGACTCCAGCCTCGGTCGCGAGGTGGCTTACCCGTCGCAGTACGATCCCGGCCTGCTTTTCCCCATCCCGCGCCGCGGCGCCCGCGAAGAGATCGGCCTGGACGAGGCGGCGCTGCCGTTCGTCGGCCATGACCGCTGGCAGGCCTATGAGCTGAGCTGGCTGGACGGGCGCGGCAAGCCGCGCGTGGCGGTGGCCACGGTCAGCGTGCCGTGCACCTCGCCGAACCTGATCGAATCCAAGTCATTCAAGCTGTACCTCAATTCGCTCAACAGCACGCGCTTCGACGATGACGCGGCTGCGCGCCTGTGCATCACGCGCGATCTGTCGGCCTGTGCGGGGGCGGTGGTGACGGTCGTGTTCGGGGTGCCACCGCTGGTGGAAGACGCCGAGGGCGAATCGCTGGACGAGCGCGACGTGGCCATCGAGCGCTACGGCCCACCGGCGCCGGAATTCCTGTTCGCCTATGCCGATGACGTGGTCACCGAGACATTGAGTTCGGCGCTGCTCAAGTCCAACTGCCCGGTCACCGGCCAGCCGGACTGGGCCAGTGTCAGCGTGCGCTACCGCGGCCCGAAGATCGACCGCGACGGCTTGCTGAAGTACCTGATCAGCTACCGCGAACACGCCGAGTTCCATGAGCAGTGCGTTGAGCGGATCTTCAGCGAGATCACCCAGCGCTGCCAGCCACAGTGGCTGGAAGTGGAAGCGCGCTACACCCGGCGCGGCGGGCTGGACATCAACCCGTGGCGGGCTAGCCCGGGCATCGCCGCCCCGGCACGTACCGTCCGCGACCTGCGCCAGTAG
- a CDS encoding LysM peptidoglycan-binding domain-containing protein, whose translation MSTDKKVDFSGVSASVDTTAQKVDQVDFSGVTASVDTTAEKVGGTYTVQKGDSLSKIAKQELGDANAWKRIFEANRDVLDDPDKIQPGQTLKLPPKA comes from the coding sequence ATGAGTACCGATAAGAAAGTCGACTTTTCCGGTGTCAGCGCCAGCGTTGACACCACCGCGCAGAAAGTCGATCAGGTCGATTTCTCGGGTGTGACCGCCTCGGTGGATACCACCGCGGAGAAGGTAGGAGGCACCTACACGGTGCAGAAGGGCGATTCGCTCTCGAAGATCGCCAAGCAGGAACTGGGCGATGCCAATGCGTGGAAGCGCATCTTCGAGGCCAACCGCGACGTGCTGGACGATCCAGACAAGATCCAGCCCGGCCAGACCCTGAAACTGCCGCCCAAAGCCTGA
- a CDS encoding NADP-dependent isocitrate dehydrogenase: protein MSNTPKILYTLTDEAPFLATQSLLPIVEAYTATAGIAVETRDISLSGRILALFPDYLKDDQKEADHLAELGQLATTPDANIIKLPNISASVPQLKAAIKELQDQGFALPNYPDVPTDDVSRDIKARYDKVKGSAVNPVLREGNSDRRAPLSVKNYARKHPHRMGKWSKDSKSHVAHMDGGDFYGSEKSATLANAGSLKIELFKADGSSVVLKEKTAVKAGEIVDAAVMSRNALASFVQAQIADAKAKGVLFSLHLKATMMKVSDPIMFGVVVEEFYKDVLAKHADVLKQAGFDPNNGIGDLFARLPQLPEATQEAIKADLAAEYGKRPGLAMVNSDKGITNLHVPSDVIVDASMPAMIRDSGGMWNADGKLQDTKAVIPDRCYAGVYQAVIDDCRTHGAFDPATMGSVPNVGLMAQKAEEYGSHDKTFQIPADGTVRLTDEAGKVVFEHAVQTGDIWRMCQTKDAPIQDWVKLAVNRARLSNTPAVFWLDANRAHDAQVIAKVETYLKDHDTNGLDIRILAPVEATAFSLDRIRKGEDTISVTGNVLRDYLTDLFPIMELGTSAKMLSIVPLMAGGGLFETGAGGSAPKHVQQFVEEDYLRWDSLGEFLALAASLEHLGNRYDNAGATVLAKTLDQANGQFLDNDKSPSRKLGGIDNRGSHFYIALYWAQALAAQDDDAALKARFAPLAKALADNEQAIVGELAAVQGKAVDIGGYYRPDVAKASAAMRPSSTFNSALAAL from the coding sequence ATGTCGAACACGCCCAAGATTCTCTACACGCTCACCGATGAAGCCCCGTTCCTGGCCACGCAGTCGCTGCTGCCGATCGTCGAGGCCTACACCGCCACCGCCGGCATCGCCGTGGAAACCCGCGACATCTCGTTGTCCGGCCGCATCCTGGCCCTGTTCCCGGATTACCTGAAGGATGACCAGAAAGAGGCCGACCACCTGGCCGAACTGGGCCAGCTGGCGACCACCCCGGATGCGAACATCATCAAGCTGCCCAACATCAGCGCCTCGGTCCCGCAGCTGAAGGCCGCGATCAAGGAACTGCAGGACCAGGGCTTCGCGCTGCCGAACTACCCGGACGTGCCGACCGACGACGTCTCGCGCGACATCAAGGCGCGCTACGACAAGGTCAAGGGCAGTGCGGTGAATCCGGTGCTGCGCGAAGGCAACTCCGATCGCCGCGCGCCGCTGTCGGTCAAGAACTACGCCCGCAAGCACCCGCACCGCATGGGCAAGTGGTCCAAGGACTCCAAGTCGCACGTTGCGCACATGGATGGCGGTGACTTCTACGGCAGCGAGAAGTCGGCCACGTTGGCCAACGCCGGCAGCCTGAAGATCGAACTGTTCAAGGCCGACGGCAGCAGCGTCGTGCTCAAGGAAAAGACCGCGGTCAAGGCCGGTGAAATCGTCGATGCCGCCGTGATGAGCCGCAATGCGCTGGCCTCGTTCGTGCAGGCGCAGATCGCCGATGCCAAGGCCAAGGGCGTGCTGTTCTCGCTGCACCTGAAGGCGACCATGATGAAGGTCTCCGACCCGATCATGTTCGGCGTCGTCGTCGAGGAGTTCTACAAGGACGTGCTGGCCAAGCACGCCGACGTGCTCAAGCAGGCCGGTTTCGATCCGAACAACGGCATTGGCGATCTGTTCGCGCGCCTGCCGCAGCTGCCCGAAGCGACCCAGGAAGCGATCAAGGCCGACCTGGCTGCCGAGTACGGCAAGCGCCCGGGCCTGGCCATGGTCAATTCGGACAAGGGCATCACCAACCTGCACGTGCCCAGCGACGTGATCGTCGACGCCTCGATGCCGGCGATGATCCGCGACTCCGGTGGCATGTGGAACGCCGACGGCAAGCTGCAGGACACCAAGGCCGTCATTCCGGACCGTTGCTACGCCGGCGTGTACCAAGCGGTAATCGACGATTGCCGCACCCACGGTGCCTTCGACCCGGCCACCATGGGCTCGGTGCCCAACGTGGGCCTGATGGCGCAGAAGGCCGAGGAATACGGCTCGCACGACAAGACCTTCCAGATCCCGGCTGACGGCACCGTGCGCCTCACCGACGAGGCCGGCAAGGTGGTGTTCGAGCACGCCGTGCAGACCGGTGACATCTGGCGCATGTGCCAGACCAAGGATGCGCCGATCCAGGACTGGGTGAAGCTGGCCGTCAACCGCGCCCGCCTGAGCAACACCCCTGCGGTGTTCTGGCTGGATGCCAACCGCGCGCACGACGCACAGGTGATCGCCAAGGTCGAGACCTATCTGAAGGACCACGACACCAACGGTCTGGACATCCGCATCCTGGCGCCGGTGGAGGCGACCGCCTTCTCGCTGGACCGCATCCGCAAGGGTGAGGACACCATCTCGGTGACCGGCAACGTGCTGCGCGACTACCTGACCGATCTGTTCCCGATCATGGAGCTGGGCACCAGCGCCAAGATGCTCTCCATCGTGCCGTTGATGGCCGGTGGTGGCCTGTTCGAGACCGGTGCCGGTGGTTCGGCCCCCAAGCACGTGCAGCAGTTCGTGGAAGAGGATTACCTGCGCTGGGATTCGCTCGGTGAGTTCCTCGCCCTGGCCGCTTCGCTGGAACACCTGGGCAACCGTTACGACAACGCCGGTGCCACCGTGCTGGCCAAGACCCTGGACCAGGCCAACGGCCAGTTCCTGGACAACGACAAGTCGCCGTCGCGCAAGCTCGGTGGCATCGACAACCGCGGCAGCCACTTCTACATCGCGCTGTACTGGGCCCAGGCCCTGGCCGCGCAGGACGACGATGCCGCGCTGAAGGCCCGTTTCGCGCCACTGGCCAAGGCACTGGCCGACAACGAGCAGGCCATCGTCGGTGAGCTGGCCGCGGTGCAGGGCAAGGCGGTCGATATCGGTGGCTACTACCGCCCGGACGTGGCCAAGGCCAGCGCCGCGATGCGCCCCAGCAGCACCTTCAACAGCGCGCTGGCTGCGCTGTAA